DNA from Mucilaginibacter mallensis:
GTAATGCGCATTATACTTACCAGGAAAATGTCTTTGGGGTCTTTATTTAAACTATAGCCGCCACCTGCACCTTTTTTACTGTAAAGGAAACCTGCATTGCGGAGGTCTAATAGTATTTGTTCAAGAAATTTTTTTGGTATTCGCTCTTCTTCGGCAATTTTTGAGATCTGCATGGGCGGTTTGTCCATATTTTTCCCCAAAACAACTAAAGCTTTAATAGCGTACTTGGTTTTTTTTGATAACATTTTTTAAAAATACAAATCCAAATATAGTAAAAGATTTGTGTTGACTTGCAAATGTATAATCCAAGTATCAGATAAGATCAGATTTATATTTTTTTAGATCGAATTATAATTTACATGCCCAGCATATAGTTAAAACCCATAGTGATCTTTGGATCAAAAGGTTTTTTTATCCTTTTTTTGAATAAGCCACCGTTGTTTGCAAGTGCAGCAACTGCTTTTAGCACCGGTGCAAATAAAGTATTTATTGAGTTCATGATCTTTTGTTAAATGAGAGCGTATTTACGATATAATCGAGTAATAGGTTTCAAAAACAATGCCATAAATATATATTAATCAATTAGTTATGTAAATTGCTTAATGGTTTAATACTGCGGATACTATTGGTTAAAAAGGGCAATTTTGAGGAGCTCGAAACCTTATACCAGGAACTTCTCATTATTATAATGGTAATTTATTACCCCAATTGCATCCCCAACTTTAATTGTTCCATTGCCCGTATGTATAAGATTTTGCCCGAAGTAGATTTTATTGTCTTTTCTGCGATAACCAGCCAGTGTTTTTAATGGCTCTTTTGCTTTTACTGCATTATCCTGATTAATAGTGGTTAATATACAGCGTGCGCACAATTTAACACCATTGAAACGAATATCGCCAATGGTAAAATTATCTAATAGGTCTTCTTCAAACGCTTTGCCGCCCGTAAATACAATATTAGGCCTGAACCTGTCCATAGGCAATGCCTCGGCAAGGCGACTGTTTAGATCATCTAATGTTGCCTGTCCTATTATCATAAATGGATAAGCATCAGCAAAGGAAGTTATTTGTCCAATTGGGGCATATCCTTCATCAACCTGGCGTTTGCTATTATCGGGCATGTAAACTAGCCGGCAAGGGATGCCGAGTACTTTTGTAAACCATTCGTCAACCAAATTACTTACATAAATTGCTGTACAGGTATCGTCCCAAATAACAACCTGGCAGGTTTCATGAGTTAAAGGCTCAAAAGGTATCAGTATATTTTCGCCTGTTGAGTAGGTGACCTGCAAGCCGTTATCCTTTAAATCTACTTTCAGCAAGGCCATTTGCGCAACTTCCCTTTGGGATAGGAAACGGTTATTCTCATCAACCAACATCCAGCGTCTGTCGTACTCAAAACCTCTTTCGGTTACGACTGCTTTATTAAGCGCTATACCGCCTAATGATTTTATGGGGTAAATAAATAGTTCACTAACTTGGAGCATCAGTCAAAATTAGTATAGATTTTATTAGTTTCAACAGTTAAAGTATTAAAATCAGCATAAAAATTATCCTGAAAATACTTGGTTTCTAGTTAATAAAATTAATTTTACAATCCTAAATTAACAGACCAAATTATTATAAATGAAAAAACATTCTTATATGTTACTGGCTTTGCCTGCGCTCCTTGCGATATCATGCACCAGTAAAAATCAATCAGGTGGTGAGGACACCACTAAACGTACCGTGTTTTTTGATAAAACAGGTATGGACACAACCGTAAAACCAGGTGACAATTTTTTTAACTATGCCAATGGTAACTGGATGAAAAATACAGTTATTCCGGCATCAGAAAGCGGCTGGGGCTCATTTTATACATTATATGATGATAATGAGAAAAACCTGCACAAGATACTGGACGATGTATCATCAAAAGATAACGCTGCAGGCAGCAATGAGCAAAAGGTAGGCGACCTGTACAAAAGCGGTATGGATACCGTTACCATTGAAAAGTTAGGGTATGACCCGATAAAACCACAACTGGCTAAAATAAATGCAGTTAAGGATTATAAAGATCTGATAAAATTAGCTGCTGATGGCTTTAAAACCGGGGATGGTTTCCTGTTCGGTTTTTATGTATCGCCTGATGATAAGATCAGCAATAAAAATGCAGCCCATTTTGACCAAACAGGTTTGGGTTTACCTGAGCGTGATTATTATTTTAAAACAGACACCGCTTCGGTAAAAATACGCGCCGCTTACGTTAAATATATTGCCAAATTGTTTGCGTTAACAGGTGTTGATACCGCTACTGCCAGCAAAAAAGCAGCAGGCGTATTAAAACTGGAAACAGCTATTGCACAATCACATTTATCACCGGTTGAGCTACGTGATCCGGTTAAGAATTACAATAAATTCACGCTAACTGATTTCCAGAAACAGGTTCCTGATATCGATCTTAAGGATGCCTTTGGCCGTATGGATTTGAAAACTGATACCGTATTAGTTGGTCAGCCTAAATATTATATAGCACTTAATGGCTTATTAAAAACCACGCCGATAGATGTTTGGAAAGATAAAGCAACTTTTGATGCATTAAGCGGTGCATCAACATTGTTAAGCAAACCATTCAGGGATGCTCATTTCAATTTCTCAGGCAAAATACTAAACGGACAAAAAACACAGCATGAGCGCTGGAAAACAATTGTTCAATCAGTAGATGGGGGATTGGGCGAGCTATTAGGGCAGATCTATGTAGAGAAATATTTTACACCGGAAGCTAAAAAACGTATGCTTGATCTGGTAAACAACCTGCAAAGCGTTTATCGTGAGCGTATCCAGAACCTAGATTGGATGAGCCCGGCTACCAAGAAAAAGGCAGTTGAAAAACTGGACGCCTTCACCAAAAAGATAGGCTATCCTGATAAATGGAAAAAGTATGATGATGTGGCGATCAATAAGGATACTTACTATGCCAATGAGGAATCCATAGCAGCACATGATTATAAGGAAATGATAAAAAAAGCGGGTAAGCCGG
Protein-coding regions in this window:
- a CDS encoding RrF2 family transcriptional regulator — its product is MLSKKTKYAIKALVVLGKNMDKPPMQISKIAEEERIPKKFLEQILLDLRNAGFLYSKKGAGGGYSLNKDPKDIFLVSIMRITDGPIAMVPCASLNFYHKCDECHQETTCGIRDVFVEVRDATLKILSETSIADIINRETTLISNI
- a CDS encoding MOSC domain-containing protein, with protein sequence MLQVSELFIYPIKSLGGIALNKAVVTERGFEYDRRWMLVDENNRFLSQREVAQMALLKVDLKDNGLQVTYSTGENILIPFEPLTHETCQVVIWDDTCTAIYVSNLVDEWFTKVLGIPCRLVYMPDNSKRQVDEGYAPIGQITSFADAYPFMIIGQATLDDLNSRLAEALPMDRFRPNIVFTGGKAFEEDLLDNFTIGDIRFNGVKLCARCILTTINQDNAVKAKEPLKTLAGYRRKDNKIYFGQNLIHTGNGTIKVGDAIGVINYHYNNEKFLV
- a CDS encoding M13 family metallopeptidase, whose protein sequence is MKKHSYMLLALPALLAISCTSKNQSGGEDTTKRTVFFDKTGMDTTVKPGDNFFNYANGNWMKNTVIPASESGWGSFYTLYDDNEKNLHKILDDVSSKDNAAGSNEQKVGDLYKSGMDTVTIEKLGYDPIKPQLAKINAVKDYKDLIKLAADGFKTGDGFLFGFYVSPDDKISNKNAAHFDQTGLGLPERDYYFKTDTASVKIRAAYVKYIAKLFALTGVDTATASKKAAGVLKLETAIAQSHLSPVELRDPVKNYNKFTLTDFQKQVPDIDLKDAFGRMDLKTDTVLVGQPKYYIALNGLLKTTPIDVWKDKATFDALSGASTLLSKPFRDAHFNFSGKILNGQKTQHERWKTIVQSVDGGLGELLGQIYVEKYFTPEAKKRMLDLVNNLQSVYRERIQNLDWMSPATKKKAVEKLDAFTKKIGYPDKWKKYDDVAINKDTYYANEESIAAHDYKEMIKKAGKPVDKTEWGMTPPTVNAYYNPTFNEIVFPAGILQYPFFDKDADDAINYGAIGMVIGHEMTHGFDDQGRQYDKDGNLKDWWTAEDAAKFKKKVQVVIDQYNKYTILNGLHVNGQLTIGENLADLGGITIAYQAFKNTPEGKSDKKIDGLTPDQRFFLSFAQIWRIKDRDERMRTRINTDPHSPEMYRVNGPLYNTPAFYKAFDIKPGDKLYRPENERAQVW